From one Thermodesulfobacteriota bacterium genomic stretch:
- a CDS encoding universal stress protein: MDNKILVAFDDSDNAMRAVEYIAKYFTRDNKITLFNIAQDTAALCDMNSPALTPYFKSQQSSFCTLEDKKKSLVDGALQQARKKLLAAGFEEKSITIKTENKKKGVARDIVAEAQSDYSTIVLGRRGQSGIKDFILGSVSHKVFQLAKDISVLVVN, translated from the coding sequence ATGGATAATAAAATATTAGTTGCCTTTGACGATTCCGACAACGCCATGCGGGCAGTGGAATATATCGCAAAATATTTTACCCGCGATAATAAGATTACCCTGTTTAATATCGCCCAGGACACTGCCGCCCTGTGCGACATGAACAGCCCGGCATTGACCCCATATTTTAAATCTCAACAAAGCTCCTTTTGTACGCTTGAAGATAAAAAAAAGAGCCTGGTTGATGGCGCACTGCAACAAGCCCGAAAAAAATTACTGGCGGCTGGGTTTGAAGAAAAGAGCATCACCATCAAAACGGAAAACAAAAAAAAGGGTGTGGCACGAGATATCGTTGCCGAAGCACAATCCGATTATAGCACCATTGTCCTGGGGCGAAGGGGGCAATCCGGAATTAAGGATTTTATCCTCGGAAGTGTTTCACACAAAGTATTTCAACTGGCGAAAGATATATCGGTGCTGGTCGTTAATTAA